In a single window of the Pseudomonas oryzihabitans genome:
- a CDS encoding acyltransferase family protein: protein MLVSLQALRALAAWLVVFHHFMQVFFDFHADSLGGHLLSTRGQVGVDIFFVLSGFVIYLSTAGRPLRRSTFLWHRIARIVPAYWLYTAVTALILYLASDVMPIYGVAARELLLSLFFIPSENPAGFGHYPILPVGWTLNFEMLFYLLFALSFGVAERWRIGVVSLLVILVSLVLARESFVSSFYRNPIIFEFLLGVGLAALYRRGALQGPKPLALLAALAALTCLVSFPADHPWRLLTWGVPSAVLVGACVILEPWFAGSRLCKALGDWSYSVYLVHVIVLWLGDYWLHQQWGFNPYQTLAVCLPVILLLAWASYEWIERRLSRTLRQLGERLAGRRPQWVASQ, encoded by the coding sequence ATGCTGGTTTCATTGCAGGCTCTCAGGGCCCTGGCTGCCTGGCTGGTGGTCTTTCATCACTTCATGCAGGTGTTCTTCGATTTCCACGCCGACAGTCTTGGCGGTCACCTGCTTTCCACGCGTGGGCAGGTCGGAGTCGACATCTTCTTCGTGCTCAGCGGCTTCGTGATCTACCTGTCCACCGCAGGACGACCGCTCAGGCGAAGCACCTTCCTCTGGCATCGCATCGCCCGCATCGTCCCGGCCTACTGGCTGTACACCGCGGTGACCGCGCTGATCCTCTACCTGGCCAGCGACGTCATGCCGATCTACGGGGTCGCTGCGCGTGAACTGCTGCTCTCGCTGTTCTTCATCCCAAGCGAGAATCCGGCCGGTTTCGGCCACTATCCGATCCTGCCGGTAGGCTGGACGCTCAACTTCGAGATGCTGTTCTATCTGCTCTTCGCGCTGTCCTTTGGCGTGGCCGAGCGCTGGCGCATCGGCGTGGTCAGCCTGCTGGTGATCCTGGTCAGCCTGGTGCTGGCCCGTGAGTCTTTCGTCAGCAGCTTCTATCGCAATCCGATCATCTTCGAATTCCTGCTCGGCGTGGGCCTGGCCGCGCTCTATCGGCGCGGTGCCTTGCAAGGGCCCAAGCCACTGGCGCTGCTGGCTGCACTGGCGGCTCTCACCTGCCTGGTGAGCTTCCCGGCCGACCACCCCTGGCGCCTGCTCACCTGGGGCGTGCCCAGCGCGGTGCTGGTTGGCGCCTGCGTGATCCTGGAGCCCTGGTTTGCCGGTTCACGCCTGTGCAAGGCGCTGGGGGATTGGTCCTATTCGGTCTACCTGGTACACGTCATCGTGCTCTGGCTGGGCGACTACTGGCTGCACCAGCAGTGGGGCTTCAACCCCTACCAGACCCTGGCGGTCTGCCTGCCGGTGATCCTGCTGCTGGCCTGGGCCAGCTATGAGTGGATCGAGCGTCGCCTGTCCCGCACCCTGCGCCAGCTGGGTGAGCGCCTGGCGGGACGGCGTCCGCAATGGGTGGCCAGTCAGTAG
- a CDS encoding oxidoreductase: MPSPLRVALIGYGFVGQTFHGPLLRSIPGLALELVASRDAERVHADLPEVRVTADYLAAVQDPAIDLVVIASPNQTHAPLASAALAAGKHVVVDKPFTVTLAEARQLSQEADQAGRLLSVFQNRRWDSDFLGLQEVLASGALGELTSLESRIERFRPEVRNRWREADLPGSGLWFDLGPHLLDQALCLFGLPRRLQANLVRQRPGALTDDWFQVQLDYGARQVTLRAGMLAAGGVPRFLAQGTGGSWIKAGADRQEDALKAGVRPGGPEWGQDPDPGWLIGADGARRALPTPAGDHRRYYLALVEALAGRAANPVSPAQACALMALLETAQRSAAEGRALEPELTAPERTAY, from the coding sequence ATGCCTTCTCCGCTTCGCGTCGCCCTGATCGGCTATGGTTTCGTCGGTCAGACCTTCCACGGCCCACTGCTGCGTTCGATCCCAGGCCTTGCGCTGGAACTGGTGGCCTCGCGGGATGCCGAGCGTGTGCACGCGGACCTGCCCGAAGTCCGGGTGACGGCGGATTACCTGGCCGCCGTGCAGGATCCTGCCATCGACCTGGTGGTCATCGCCTCCCCCAACCAGACCCATGCGCCCCTCGCCAGCGCTGCTCTGGCTGCAGGCAAGCACGTGGTGGTCGACAAGCCCTTTACCGTCACCCTCGCCGAAGCGCGGCAGCTGTCCCAGGAAGCCGACCAGGCCGGGCGGTTGCTGTCGGTGTTCCAGAATCGGCGCTGGGACAGTGATTTCCTCGGATTGCAGGAGGTACTCGCCAGTGGAGCTCTGGGTGAGTTGACCAGCCTGGAGTCCCGGATCGAACGCTTTCGTCCCGAGGTGCGAAACCGCTGGCGAGAGGCGGATCTGCCCGGCAGTGGCCTCTGGTTCGACCTGGGCCCCCACCTCCTGGATCAGGCACTCTGCCTGTTCGGTCTGCCGCGGCGCCTGCAGGCGAATCTGGTGCGGCAACGACCCGGCGCCCTTACCGATGACTGGTTCCAGGTGCAACTGGACTACGGCGCCCGCCAGGTGACCCTGAGAGCCGGCATGCTGGCCGCCGGTGGCGTACCCCGTTTCCTTGCCCAGGGCACTGGCGGCAGCTGGATCAAGGCAGGCGCGGATCGCCAGGAAGATGCCCTCAAGGCAGGCGTTCGTCCGGGTGGACCCGAGTGGGGGCAGGATCCCGATCCAGGTTGGCTGATCGGCGCCGACGGCGCGCGCCGGGCGCTGCCTACGCCTGCCGGCGATCATCGGCGCTATTACCTGGCGCTGGTCGAGGCCCTTGCCGGGCGTGCGGCCAATCCCGTATCACCCGCCCAGGCCTGCGCCCTCATGGCCTTGCTGGAGACCGCGCAACGCTCCGCGGCGGAAGGCCGGGCCCTGGAACCCGAACTGACCGCACCCGAACGCACCGCCTACTGA
- a CDS encoding HPF/RaiA family ribosome-associated protein, with product MQVQVNSDHNIEGSAGLQNWVTSVVEDRLDRFDELLTRVEVHLNDENAGKSGAQDKRCQMEARIKGHQPLSVTHKAESLDLAVDGAADKLLRAITHLSGKLEKKRLSGGELNDPLALEDSEEFKDSLRQDEFLEREQLAHDHELK from the coding sequence ATGCAAGTTCAAGTCAACAGTGACCACAACATCGAAGGCAGCGCCGGTTTGCAGAATTGGGTGACGTCCGTGGTGGAAGACCGCCTGGATCGTTTCGACGAACTCCTGACCCGCGTCGAGGTGCACCTCAACGACGAAAACGCCGGCAAGTCCGGTGCCCAGGACAAGCGCTGCCAAATGGAAGCGCGCATCAAGGGCCATCAACCCCTCTCGGTCACCCACAAGGCCGAGTCCCTCGACCTGGCAGTGGATGGCGCAGCGGACAAGTTGCTGCGAGCCATCACCCACCTGTCTGGCAAATTGGAGAAGAAGCGCCTTTCCGGCGGCGAACTCAATGACCCCCTTGCCCTGGAGGATTCCGAAGAGTTCAAGGATTCCTTGCGGCAGGACGAATTCCTTGAACGGGAGCAACTGGCTCACGATCACGAGTTGAAGTAA
- a CDS encoding diguanylate cyclase, translating into MPDALTRGHSFARRLWLPRAVGLLLSLSCIVSVQITQPVSVGLWILLLANALLWSPLAYLRAVRARDPYRAELSNLLLDCGSAGFWVASMGFNLLPSVTLLAMTSLNMLGAGGLVFWRRGLLAQLAGILIGLVVLRHPVAIQTSTAQIYACLPMIIAYPWALGLVSFRLAQQLSRRKQELELISKQDGMTGLHNRTHWDQLLQREFARCKRSGADASLVMIDLDNFKLVNDRFGHQAGDEVLRQFSSLLARTIRTSDLAGRFGGDEFGILLPDTSPERALDLIRRLQERLQEMQAGSPGERQHVRVGMSCGIAGFDRAYDDVAHWLQAADFALYRAKAQGRGRAEVADPQGVLA; encoded by the coding sequence ATGCCAGATGCGCTCACGCGTGGCCACAGTTTCGCCCGGCGGCTTTGGCTGCCCCGAGCGGTTGGCCTGTTGCTCAGCCTGAGCTGCATCGTCTCGGTCCAGATCACCCAGCCGGTATCCGTCGGCCTGTGGATCCTGCTGCTGGCCAATGCGCTGCTGTGGTCGCCGCTGGCCTATCTGCGCGCCGTCCGCGCCCGGGATCCCTATCGCGCCGAGTTGAGCAACCTGTTGCTGGATTGTGGCTCGGCGGGCTTCTGGGTGGCGAGCATGGGCTTCAACCTCCTGCCCAGCGTGACCCTGCTCGCCATGACCAGCCTCAACATGCTGGGCGCCGGTGGCCTGGTGTTCTGGCGCCGCGGCCTGCTCGCGCAGTTGGCCGGCATCCTCATCGGCCTGGTCGTGCTGCGCCACCCGGTCGCCATCCAGACCTCGACGGCGCAGATCTATGCCTGTCTGCCGATGATCATTGCCTATCCCTGGGCCCTGGGGCTGGTGAGCTTTCGCCTGGCGCAGCAGCTGTCGCGACGCAAGCAGGAGCTGGAGCTGATCAGCAAGCAGGACGGCATGACCGGCCTGCACAACCGAACCCATTGGGATCAGCTGCTGCAGCGTGAATTCGCCCGCTGCAAGCGCAGTGGCGCTGATGCCAGCCTGGTGATGATCGACCTGGACAACTTCAAGCTGGTCAACGACCGCTTTGGCCATCAGGCGGGCGACGAGGTGCTCCGTCAGTTTTCCAGTCTGCTGGCGCGGACCATCCGCACCAGTGATCTCGCCGGTCGTTTCGGCGGCGATGAATTCGGTATCCTGTTGCCCGATACCTCGCCCGAGCGAGCCTTGGATCTGATTCGCCGCCTGCAGGAGCGTTTGCAGGAAATGCAGGCGGGTAGCCCCGGCGAGCGCCAGCACGTACGCGTCGGCATGAGCTGCGGCATCGCCGGCTTCGACCGGGCCTACGATGACGTGGCCCACTGGCTGCAGGCGGCCGACTTCGCCCTCTACCGGGCCAAGGCCCAGGGTCGCGGACGGGCGGAGGTGGCCGACCCCCAAGGAGTGCTGGCATGA
- the ybaK gene encoding Cys-tRNA(Pro) deacylase, with protein MTPAIELLKKSQVPHEVLSYHHDPKAASYGLEAVEKLGLAAATVFKTLLAVSEKHELLVAIVPVAGTLDLKALAQAAGVKKLEMAKPDQAQRSTGYLVGGISPLGQKKRLRTFIDESAAELANIHVSAGRRGLEVALAPADLAQLLDAPFVPIGKA; from the coding sequence ATGACCCCGGCGATAGAACTGCTCAAGAAAAGCCAGGTGCCTCACGAGGTGCTGAGCTACCACCATGACCCCAAGGCCGCGTCCTATGGTCTGGAAGCCGTCGAAAAGCTCGGCCTGGCGGCGGCAACGGTATTCAAGACCCTGTTGGCCGTGAGCGAAAAGCACGAGCTGCTGGTGGCCATCGTGCCGGTCGCCGGTACCCTGGACCTCAAGGCCCTGGCCCAGGCCGCGGGGGTGAAGAAGCTGGAGATGGCCAAGCCTGATCAGGCCCAGCGCAGCACCGGCTATCTGGTGGGCGGGATCAGCCCGCTGGGGCAAAAGAAGCGGCTGCGTACCTTCATCGACGAGTCCGCGGCGGAATTGGCCAACATTCATGTCAGTGCGGGGCGCCGCGGGTTGGAAGTGGCCCTGGCACCGGCGGACCTCGCCCAATTGCTGGACGCGCCTTTCGTACCGATCGGCAAGGCCTGA
- the xylB gene encoding xylulokinase yields the protein MKFLGIDCGTQGTKAVILDVERGVVLGEGSAPHPLTEGANGRREQNPADWIRALVAATRAALAQAGSDGQDILGVGVSGQQHGLVLLDDSGKVLRPAKLWCDTESTPENERLLEHLGGVEGSIERLGLAIAPGYTVSKLLWTKEQHPEVFDQIARVLLPHDYLNFWLTGRAVAEYGDASGTGYFNVRTRQYDFELLRHIDPSGRLERALPELIEADQPVGRLRPEVASQLGINPQALVSSGGGDNMMGALGTGNSRAGQITLSLGTSGTLYGYSDEPRISDHPAVAGFCSSNGGWLPLICTMNLTNASGQIRELLGLDLAEFTRLVAESPIGAEGVLMLPFLNGERVPALPTATASLHGLTATNLTRANLCRAVVEGVSFALRYGFDLLRDLGMPGDTLRLIGGGAKSPVWRQLIADLMNTPVVCPVHGEAAALGGALQAAWCWSREQGRPESLDSLTERCVHLDPASRAEPDSARVAEYEAAYQRYRQQLRDSYGVA from the coding sequence ATGAAGTTTCTCGGGATCGACTGCGGCACCCAGGGCACCAAGGCGGTGATCCTGGATGTCGAGCGCGGAGTAGTACTGGGCGAAGGCAGTGCGCCTCACCCCTTGACCGAAGGCGCCAATGGCCGCCGCGAACAGAATCCGGCGGACTGGATCCGGGCACTGGTGGCCGCCACCCGCGCGGCCCTGGCTCAAGCCGGGAGCGATGGCCAGGACATTCTTGGCGTCGGTGTGTCCGGCCAGCAGCATGGTCTGGTGCTGCTCGACGACAGCGGCAAGGTGCTGCGTCCGGCCAAACTCTGGTGCGACACCGAGTCCACCCCGGAAAACGAGCGGCTGCTGGAACACCTCGGCGGCGTGGAAGGGTCCATCGAGCGCCTGGGCCTGGCCATCGCGCCGGGCTATACCGTCTCCAAGCTGCTCTGGACCAAGGAACAGCACCCGGAGGTGTTCGACCAGATCGCCCGGGTGCTGCTGCCCCACGATTACCTGAACTTCTGGCTGACCGGTCGCGCCGTGGCGGAATACGGCGATGCCTCGGGCACCGGCTATTTCAACGTACGAACGCGCCAATACGACTTTGAACTGCTGCGCCATATCGACCCCAGCGGTCGTCTGGAACGTGCCCTGCCGGAGCTGATCGAGGCCGACCAGCCGGTCGGTCGCCTACGGCCGGAGGTCGCCAGCCAGCTGGGCATCAATCCCCAGGCGCTAGTCTCCAGCGGCGGCGGCGACAACATGATGGGCGCGCTGGGCACCGGCAACAGCCGTGCCGGCCAGATCACCCTGAGCCTGGGTACCTCGGGTACCCTCTATGGCTACTCCGACGAACCGCGTATCAGCGATCATCCGGCGGTGGCGGGCTTCTGCTCGTCCAACGGCGGCTGGCTGCCGCTGATCTGCACCATGAACCTGACCAATGCCAGCGGCCAGATCCGCGAACTGCTCGGCCTGGATCTGGCCGAATTCACCCGCCTGGTCGCGGAGTCGCCCATCGGGGCCGAGGGGGTGCTGATGCTGCCCTTCCTCAATGGCGAACGGGTACCGGCGCTACCGACGGCGACCGCCAGCCTGCACGGCCTCACCGCCACCAACCTGACCCGCGCCAACCTGTGCCGGGCGGTGGTCGAGGGGGTCAGCTTCGCCCTGAGATATGGCTTCGATCTGCTGCGCGACCTGGGCATGCCTGGTGACACCCTGAGACTCATCGGCGGGGGTGCCAAGAGCCCGGTGTGGCGGCAACTGATCGCCGATCTGATGAACACCCCGGTGGTCTGCCCGGTCCACGGCGAAGCCGCCGCCCTGGGCGGCGCCCTGCAGGCCGCCTGGTGCTGGAGTCGGGAACAGGGCCGTCCGGAGTCGCTGGACAGCCTTACCGAGCGCTGCGTGCACCTGGACCCGGCCAGCCGCGCCGAACCGGATTCCGCCCGGGTCGCCGAGTACGAAGCGGCTTACCAGCGCTATCGGCAGCAGTTGCGTGACAGCTACGGGGTAGCCTAG
- a CDS encoding mannitol dehydrogenase family protein, which yields MKLNRQHLEQLPDYIAKPGYAACQLRQGIVHIGVGGFHRAHQAIYTEALLNQGRDLDWSICGVGLRAEDRAMRDALAGQDYLYTQVVLADEPDTEVRVVGAISGMLLAEEGTQTLIDKLAHPSTRIVSLTITEGGYCMDDSTGEFNFKLPLIQHDLQHPGDPRSVFGFLLAALAKRRAEGTGPFTVMSCDNLPHNGQVTRKALLAYAALVDEELHGWIAEQVSFPNAMVDRITPMTSAAHREALLAEHGVEDAWPVVCEPFLQWVLEDSFVAGRPAWEDVGVQFTDDVTPYEEMKIKLLNGSHLALTYLGFLKGYRFVHETMADPLFVRYIRAYMDEDVTPQLAPVPGIDLDQYKDTLIERFSNRAIADQLERVCSDGSSKFPKFTVPTINRLIEDDQAMDRAALVVAAWAVYLRGVDETGATYRIPDPRANYCEELVQDQKNLTERLLGAEEIFGKHIPKSAAFVAAFERQLYNLRTHGVSATLQTLLGD from the coding sequence GTGAAACTCAATCGCCAGCACCTCGAACAGCTTCCCGACTACATCGCCAAGCCCGGCTACGCCGCCTGCCAGCTGCGTCAGGGTATCGTCCACATCGGCGTCGGCGGCTTCCACCGCGCGCACCAGGCCATCTACACCGAGGCCCTGCTCAATCAGGGCCGTGACCTGGACTGGAGCATCTGCGGCGTCGGCCTGCGCGCCGAAGACCGCGCCATGCGTGATGCCCTGGCCGGCCAGGACTATCTCTACACCCAGGTGGTGCTGGCCGACGAGCCGGACACCGAGGTCCGCGTCGTCGGCGCCATCAGCGGCATGCTGCTGGCCGAGGAAGGGACCCAGACCCTGATCGACAAGCTGGCCCATCCCAGTACCCGCATCGTCTCCCTCACCATTACCGAGGGCGGCTACTGCATGGATGACAGCACCGGCGAATTCAACTTCAAGCTGCCGCTGATCCAGCACGACCTGCAGCATCCCGGTGATCCGCGCAGCGTCTTCGGCTTCCTGCTGGCGGCCCTGGCCAAGCGCCGCGCCGAGGGCACCGGCCCCTTCACCGTCATGTCCTGCGACAACCTTCCGCACAACGGCCAGGTCACCCGCAAGGCCCTGCTGGCCTATGCCGCGCTGGTGGACGAAGAGCTGCACGGCTGGATCGCCGAGCAGGTCAGCTTCCCCAATGCCATGGTCGATCGCATCACCCCCATGACCAGTGCCGCCCATCGCGAGGCCCTGCTGGCCGAGCACGGCGTCGAGGACGCCTGGCCGGTGGTCTGTGAGCCCTTCCTGCAGTGGGTGCTGGAAGACAGCTTCGTCGCCGGTCGTCCGGCCTGGGAGGACGTCGGCGTGCAGTTCACCGACGACGTGACCCCCTACGAGGAGATGAAGATCAAGCTGCTCAACGGCAGCCACCTCGCCCTCACCTACCTGGGCTTCCTCAAGGGCTATCGCTTCGTCCACGAGACCATGGCCGATCCGCTGTTCGTACGCTACATCCGCGCCTACATGGACGAGGACGTGACGCCCCAGCTGGCGCCGGTACCCGGCATCGACCTGGACCAGTACAAGGACACCCTGATCGAGCGCTTCTCCAACCGCGCCATCGCCGACCAGCTGGAGCGGGTATGCTCCGATGGTTCCTCGAAGTTTCCCAAGTTCACCGTGCCGACCATCAATCGCCTGATCGAAGACGACCAGGCCATGGATCGCGCGGCGTTGGTCGTAGCTGCCTGGGCGGTCTATCTGCGCGGCGTGGACGAGACCGGCGCGACCTATCGCATCCCCGATCCACGGGCCAACTACTGCGAGGAGCTGGTGCAGGATCAGAAGAATCTCACCGAACGCCTGCTGGGCGCCGAGGAAATCTTCGGCAAGCACATCCCGAAATCCGCCGCCTTCGTTGCCGCCTTCGAGCGACAGCTGTACAACTTGCGGACCCATGGGGTCAGCGCCACCCTGCAGACCCTGCTCGGCGACTAA
- a CDS encoding ABC transporter ATP-binding protein → MANLKIRSLRKGFDSLEIIKGVDLDINDREFVVFVGPSGCGKSTLLRLIAGLEEVTSGTLELDGRDITEVSPAKRDLAMVFQTYALYPHMSVRKNLSFALDLAKVDKQEVERKVSDAARILELTPLLERKPRQLSGGQRQRVAIGRAIVRQPKIFLFDEPLSNLDAALRVQMRLELARLHQELQATMIYVTHDQVEAMTLATKVVVLNGGRVEQVGSPLELYHHPANLFVAGFLGTPKMAFLKGQVVATDAQGVEVALAAGPRMRLPRQGAGLAVGSPVTLGIRPEHLRLAADGQLPVITDVAERLGSDTYCHMVTEAEEPLTVRVPGDCAVAYGERQRLALDVEFCHLFDEQGRAVAPLLRKAA, encoded by the coding sequence ATGGCCAATCTGAAAATCCGCAGCCTGCGCAAGGGCTTCGACTCGCTGGAAATCATCAAGGGTGTGGACCTGGACATCAACGACCGCGAATTCGTGGTCTTCGTCGGGCCCTCGGGTTGCGGCAAGTCCACCCTGCTGCGCCTCATCGCCGGGCTGGAAGAGGTCACCAGCGGCACCCTGGAGCTGGACGGGCGCGACATCACCGAGGTCTCCCCGGCCAAGCGCGACCTGGCGATGGTGTTCCAGACCTATGCCCTCTATCCACACATGAGCGTACGCAAGAATCTCTCCTTCGCCCTGGACCTGGCCAAGGTCGACAAGCAGGAAGTGGAGCGCAAGGTCAGCGACGCGGCGCGCATCCTCGAACTGACGCCCCTGCTGGAGCGCAAGCCGCGCCAGCTCTCCGGCGGTCAGCGCCAGCGGGTGGCCATTGGCCGCGCCATCGTCCGCCAGCCGAAGATCTTCCTGTTCGACGAGCCGCTGTCCAACCTGGACGCCGCCTTGCGCGTGCAGATGCGCCTGGAACTGGCACGGCTGCATCAGGAGCTGCAGGCCACCATGATCTACGTGACCCATGACCAGGTGGAGGCCATGACCCTCGCCACCAAGGTGGTGGTACTCAATGGCGGGCGGGTCGAGCAGGTCGGTTCGCCGCTGGAGCTCTATCACCATCCGGCCAATCTCTTCGTCGCCGGCTTTCTCGGCACGCCGAAGATGGCCTTTCTCAAGGGCCAGGTGGTGGCCACCGATGCCCAGGGCGTCGAGGTGGCGCTGGCTGCGGGACCGCGCATGCGACTGCCACGCCAGGGCGCCGGGCTCGCGGTCGGCAGTCCGGTGACCCTGGGCATTCGTCCGGAACACCTGCGGCTGGCCGCCGACGGCCAGCTGCCGGTGATCACCGACGTGGCCGAGCGACTGGGCAGCGACACCTATTGCCACATGGTCACCGAGGCCGAAGAGCCACTGACCGTGCGGGTACCCGGCGACTGCGCCGTGGCCTATGGCGAACGGCAGCGCCTGGCGCTGGACGTCGAGTTCTGCCACCTCTTCGACGAACAGGGCCGCGCCGTGGCGCCACTGCTGCGCAAAGCCGCCTGA
- a CDS encoding carbohydrate ABC transporter permease: MLTLKQSRRLQSLLLGLLAWLVALVLFFPIFWMVLTSFKTEIDAFATPPQFFFMPTLENYLTIQARSDYFHFALNSVVISFGATLLSLLLALPAAYSMAFHETKNTQRLLLWMLSTKMLPAVGVLVPIYLLAKQFELLDSRLLLIAIYTLINLPIVVWMVYTYFKDIPKDILEAARLDGATTYQEIVRVLLPISKGGIASTMLLSLILCWNEAFWSLNLTSSNAAPLTALIASYSSPQGLFWAKLSAVSTLACAPILIFGWISQKQLVRGLSFGAVK, from the coding sequence ATGCTGACGCTCAAGCAATCCCGGCGCCTGCAGAGCCTGCTGCTGGGCCTGCTCGCCTGGCTGGTGGCACTGGTGCTGTTCTTCCCGATCTTCTGGATGGTGCTGACCAGCTTCAAGACCGAGATCGACGCCTTCGCCACGCCGCCGCAGTTCTTCTTCATGCCCACGCTGGAGAACTACCTGACCATCCAGGCACGCAGCGACTACTTCCACTTCGCGCTGAATTCGGTGGTGATCTCCTTTGGCGCCACCCTGCTGAGTCTGTTGCTGGCGCTGCCGGCGGCCTATTCCATGGCTTTCCACGAGACCAAGAACACCCAGCGCCTGCTCCTGTGGATGCTCTCTACCAAGATGCTGCCGGCGGTCGGGGTACTGGTACCCATCTACCTGTTGGCCAAGCAGTTCGAGCTGCTCGACAGCCGGCTGTTGCTGATCGCCATCTACACCCTGATCAACCTGCCGATCGTGGTCTGGATGGTCTATACCTACTTCAAGGACATCCCCAAGGACATCCTCGAGGCGGCACGCCTGGATGGCGCCACCACCTACCAGGAAATCGTCCGGGTGCTGCTGCCGATCAGCAAGGGCGGCATCGCCTCCACCATGCTGCTGTCGCTGATCCTGTGCTGGAACGAGGCCTTCTGGTCGCTCAACCTGACCTCGTCCAACGCCGCGCCGCTGACCGCTCTGATCGCCTCCTACTCCAGTCCCCAGGGGCTGTTCTGGGCCAAGCTGTCAGCCGTCTCGACGCTGGCCTGCGCCCCCATCCTGATCTTCGGCTGGATCAGCCAGAAACAACTGGTGCGCGGCCTGTCCTTCGGCGCCGTGAAATGA
- a CDS encoding carbohydrate ABC transporter permease, which produces MQTSTLKTPAVDTPAAPARRQRRRAGPGWFLISPSVALLLVWMLVPLGMTIWFSLIRYNLLYPGEHAFVGLENFEYFVTDAGFWPGMTNTLLLVGSVLLISVVFGVLISALLEASEFFGRGIVRVLLISPFFIMPTVSALIWKNLIFHPVSGILAAIWKLFGATPVDWLATHPLLSIILIVSWQWLPFAILILMTAMQSLDQEQKEAARLDGAGPVAIFWHLTLPHLARPIAVVVMIETIFLLSVFAEIYTTTSGGPGFASTNLAYLIYNQALLQFDVGLASAGGLIAVLIANIAAIILVRMLGKNLTQQ; this is translated from the coding sequence ATGCAGACCTCCACGCTCAAGACGCCCGCCGTCGATACCCCCGCCGCTCCAGCACGTCGTCAACGCCGCCGTGCCGGTCCCGGCTGGTTCCTGATCAGTCCTTCGGTGGCCCTGCTGCTGGTGTGGATGCTGGTGCCCCTGGGCATGACCATCTGGTTCTCGCTGATCCGCTACAACCTGCTCTATCCGGGCGAGCACGCCTTCGTCGGACTGGAGAACTTCGAATACTTCGTCACCGATGCCGGCTTCTGGCCCGGCATGACCAACACCCTGCTGCTGGTGGGCAGCGTGCTGCTGATCAGCGTGGTCTTCGGCGTGCTGATCTCGGCGCTGCTGGAGGCCAGCGAGTTCTTCGGACGCGGCATCGTCCGGGTCCTGCTGATCTCGCCCTTCTTCATCATGCCCACGGTCAGCGCCCTGATCTGGAAGAACCTGATCTTCCATCCGGTCTCCGGCATTCTCGCGGCGATCTGGAAGCTGTTCGGGGCTACCCCGGTGGACTGGCTGGCCACTCACCCGCTGCTGTCGATCATCCTGATCGTCTCCTGGCAGTGGCTGCCCTTCGCCATTCTCATCCTGATGACCGCCATGCAGTCGCTGGACCAGGAACAGAAGGAAGCGGCCCGCCTCGACGGTGCCGGTCCGGTCGCCATCTTCTGGCACCTGACCCTGCCGCACCTGGCCCGGCCGATCGCCGTGGTGGTGATGATCGAGACCATCTTCCTGCTGTCGGTGTTCGCCGAGATCTACACCACCACCAGCGGCGGCCCGGGCTTCGCCTCCACCAACCTGGCCTACCTGATCTACAACCAGGCCCTGCTGCAGTTCGACGTTGGCCTGGCTTCCGCCGGCGGCCTGATCGCCGTGCTCATCGCCAACATCGCCGCCATCATCCTGGTGCGGATGCTTGGCAAGAACCTGACCCAACAGTGA